One part of the Bdellovibrio bacteriovorus genome encodes these proteins:
- a CDS encoding pseudouridine synthase — protein sequence MELLYKDEHFIAVNKPSGFHVHPHENVQHRVSRDKICLYHARRMMKQHVYPVHRLDAGTSGVLLFALSSESASKLCRLFTERATHKTYQAVVRGYVKEEGDVQLPLELDSTGDLVDAHTSFKRLATVEFPVAVGKKFPTARYSWVEVTPHTGRYHQIRRHFNRISHPLLGDAVHGDSHHNRFFRNHLEIEGLCLKALRLEFTHPWSGEKVSIEAPHCEKWKKIQLLFDPALPPESKLKSL from the coding sequence GTGGAGTTGCTGTACAAAGATGAACACTTTATTGCCGTGAACAAACCATCGGGTTTTCACGTGCATCCCCACGAAAATGTCCAGCACCGTGTTTCCCGTGACAAGATCTGCCTTTACCATGCCCGTCGTATGATGAAACAGCACGTGTATCCGGTTCACCGTCTGGATGCGGGAACCAGCGGGGTGCTGCTGTTTGCTCTTTCTTCTGAATCCGCCAGCAAGCTGTGCCGTTTGTTCACCGAACGCGCCACCCATAAGACCTATCAGGCCGTGGTGCGTGGCTATGTGAAGGAAGAAGGCGACGTGCAATTGCCCTTGGAACTTGATTCCACCGGGGACCTGGTGGATGCTCATACCAGCTTTAAACGCCTGGCGACCGTGGAGTTCCCGGTGGCCGTCGGTAAAAAGTTTCCCACGGCCCGCTATTCCTGGGTGGAGGTCACCCCACACACCGGTCGATACCACCAGATCCGCCGTCACTTCAACCGCATCTCCCACCCATTGCTGGGGGACGCCGTTCACGGGGATTCCCACCACAACCGTTTCTTCAGAAACCACTTGGAAATCGAGGGGTTGTGCCTAAAAGCCCTGCGCCTGGAGTTCACCCACCCATGGAGTGGCGAAAAAGTCTCTATCGAGGCCCCGCACTGCGAGAAATGGAAGAAAATTCAACTTCTGTTTGATCCTGCACTTCCGCCAGAGAGCAAGCTGAAATCCCTTTGA